The following proteins come from a genomic window of Iamia sp. SCSIO 61187:
- a CDS encoding NTP transferase domain-containing protein, translating to MTVAVVLAGGAGTRYAGPTPKLLARLADGATVLERAVGAAVAAGVGPVVVVTGAVVDPDLPADVELVANPAWRDGQATSLRTAIAWARDAGADAVVVGLGDQPGLAPEAWRAVAAAEATPLAVATYDGRRGHPVRLGSEVWDELPTSGDVGARHVLAAHPGRVVEVPCPGDPTDIDTVADLTGWDAP from the coding sequence GTGACCGTCGCCGTGGTGCTGGCCGGCGGCGCCGGGACCCGGTACGCCGGGCCGACGCCGAAGCTCCTGGCCCGGTTGGCCGACGGGGCCACCGTCCTGGAGCGGGCCGTCGGGGCGGCGGTCGCGGCCGGCGTCGGCCCGGTCGTCGTGGTGACGGGGGCGGTGGTCGACCCCGACCTGCCGGCGGACGTGGAGCTGGTCGCCAACCCGGCATGGCGCGACGGCCAGGCCACGTCGCTCCGGACGGCGATCGCCTGGGCGCGCGACGCCGGGGCCGATGCCGTCGTGGTGGGGCTCGGGGACCAGCCCGGGCTGGCGCCCGAGGCGTGGCGGGCGGTCGCCGCCGCCGAGGCGACGCCGTTGGCGGTGGCGACCTACGACGGCCGCCGTGGGCACCCCGTCCGCCTGGGGTCCGAGGTGTGGGACGAGCTGCCCACCAGCGGCGACGTCGGCGCCCGGCACGTGCTGGCGGCCCACCCCGGGCGGGTGGTCGAGGTCCCGTGCCCGGGCGATCCCACCGACATCGACACCGTCGCCGACCTCACCGGGTGGGACGCCCCCTGA